The nucleotide sequence gacaaatcaaatcgtgttattacgttctttcttgattataacattaaattcattcgaaactccatacttacaaattctggaacattactcgttttactagagatcgagaggagattaaaaagacaaagagctccgaaacataagggaagatataaaactcgacaacaacactgaaattacaataattaaaaattaaaacatcacgacaattaaaaaaaattaaaagattacgacaattaaactaaaaatacaaactactcgtcgtcgtcgtcgtcatcTGCgatgtagcgttcaccagtcatttcacatccgtgaggtactctggagacgtCGGTATTTCTCTTACTGCTTcagctgctgcttcagctgattcatcgaggtaacgataacccaacgtctcttcatcttcaagaaccacatacagagaaatgcgtttatcgcgatcttcaatggtatcttttataaagtaccattgatcatcggtacaaagaaaacttgccctacaatcctcatcataatcgtctttataaaagaatacggacgtgaattcacacggaactttttccttcagaaaggatagcaagtcttgaaaaccaacatcacgaatgtcgatatcttcaaacgaaattctgtcgccccacttatattccttcatttgattacggaaatcacctccgtaacgaacatcgaatgaaacaatcattgggggaagtgttagcattttgcagtttgggagtgtttgattttgattttgggaaaggtggaaatataaaagaaatatatgtttgagtgtataaaatgaagtatatggttggtgtttatatagtgtaaaagtggccgttgggatagccgttgggatttttttttatttttatttttatttttactaacggctaaaaattaagCGAGTTTTTAAGCGGAGGTGGACGAtgccgttgggacctctcttatgatagcttcattcgtactcttcgaataatcgaattgttttatccatattactcgatgatgataaaactctattcatcaactcatattcgtcatgaaaacatctttattgttagccatgacaaccacattcaaatttcgggacgaaatttctttaacgggtaggtactgtgacgacccgggaatttccgaccaaatttaaacttgatcttcagcttaaaccgacatgataagcaaagtccattgaattgaatttcaaaattttgaactagtTTATAAAATGGTTTGACTTCCGAccattcccgaggattcacgaacaactatttgtaaataagataacatttatatttaaataagtatttatgatttaaaatataattttgaatattatatattttaattattagaatttatattgtaaaaataaattaaataaaatgcgatgtaatgaaaactaattttaagaatatatagatatatataattatatatataaatattacttgtaaatatataaagttatattaactctatttgtttaaaaatatataatatatttgttttagtaaaataaacttgctattttaaaactgtttatatatagaaaaggGAATAAATGACAtaaagcttaattagtaaacgtcggtaatactcggttgacatttcgttagcatccaccaagatttaacatgagtttatgaaggattaaaataaaagttgaactgtaaatcgattacaaagattttagatttgttaaaagtatttttacatttttaagtttaaatattcgtactccgtacatataaatcggaacagaaaataaataattttcgagcctttttgatcaggtttcaaacaattaatgagtgaaataattaaatatatttaatctaaaaatttgggatttttaggaacgcttttatatgttaactgtttagcaatggacacgatataccacTTCGTGGTAAAAGTGTCGGTAAGAAGACTACAAACTTGGTGACTCCTTTGCTGTACCATTCATTCCTACTTTTCCTTTCAATTATATAATTgaaagtagtgttattattataataattaatttataatttattgttattatatatttatattatatatatgtacatagatATATAGGATGCAGAGAACTTTCTCATGATTCATCGACCAAGCAACACAATCTTTCTCCCTACTTCTCCCCATCGTGAAACTCATCTTCACGACACCACAACCGGTCACCACCGGAGACCACCTTACATCACCTCCGGTCATCATCTCAACTCGCCACCATCACTCAAAACCACCACCCAAATCATCACTAAACCTCCGATAACCACCATTTTCCCCCTCTTTTATCCATGACCGAGAGAACCACACTTGTTAATAACCATCAGACTGTTTCCATTTTTATTcctattcttgatcaaaaacatcTCAAAAACAGTTGGTTTTTACATCTTCCTTACTACTGCTCTTGTCTTGTTCGATCATCCTTCAAACCCCAACAAAACTTATTGTTTACACTACTGCTGTTACGCTCGTTAATTATTACAACTGCTACTATTACCGTTTgatcgattgatgatgatgatacagtgAACCTGCAACTACTCGATACCTTTTTCTGTTTCAGTCTAACACTTTAGTTGAACTCGCTATCTACCTATTTTCTTTCTTGCTTTATAATCTTGTTTCAATTCTGGGCATCCCTTGAACAAAGACGTAAACGATAGTAAAAGGTTAGAGTCGATGAACAGTGGAAACAATATTGAAGAAGATGACATTACACAATCCGTGTAACTATGTacgtgttccttgtaattctgtcacatgattacacgtttcgtgtgaaCTTAAACATGATTCGCGTAGGTTAAAATGATGATGCTTCGATTATGATGATGGTAAGCTGTGATTATGTAGATGACGATGGTGATGGTTATATGATTAGGTTATGATAATTACTAAGAGGATACGTTTATATATGTgaggaaagatgatgatgaattacgaatgataatgatgatgattatgattagatgATGAAGATGACGGCTGTTTATACGAGTTAAATACTTTTGGGGTAGCAATAATTACAGAAAAACAGAAGATAGATAGATGGTTAATGGAGTGTTTGTTAATCGAAGGATCCCAGGTTCGAACCTAGGCcctcacagattttttttttatttaattacaaGAGAAACTATTGTGGGCCGTGACTAATCGCTGATGGACCAAAGGGTTGTTGGGCCAGCACGTTTATAAATTCTCTTAGGGCCATGGAACTCGTTTAGATAATTGGGCCGTAACAGTTTGTTAAGGTTTAATTATTTAATGAACTATACCAAATATAACAAAGTGATTCAGTGGTTTAGAGGCATTTGCGTGGAacgagaggttgagggttcgatTCCGGGCGGAAGCACTTTATTCATTTTTGGAACTTTTTCAAGTAaggtcgtattattattattactcttattgttattattattattattattattattattattattattattattattattaggtattattataaaaaatattattttcattattattattaaactttcaaCTTTATTAAAAccactactattatcattatttttattattattatcattgttgtcattttatgaatattaatattaactctatgaaaattactattaatattaattttaagattattattattattattattattattattattattattattattattgttattattattatcatcatcattattactaacattaaaataattattttcaacattattcgtctaaagtatacataaaataaatatagctaaactattaatgaaacatataacttACAAaagtaacaaataataataataataataaataaatttttcatttacaattatgtgtattaatatatatacctgatatagattcgtgaatccgaggtcaaccctatacttatcCAATGCCGtgatacgtatttttactacaaaatacaatatggtgagtttcattattccctttttatatacatttttaggctgagaatacatgcaaatgctttattaactatttttaaatatttatatgcgtgagttatagtcccacttttaaaatctaatatttttgggatgagaatacatgcaggttttataaatgatttacaaaatagacacaagtacgtgaaactacattctatggttgaattatcgaaatcgaatatgcccctttttattaagtctggtaatctaagaattaggaaacagagaccctagttgacgcgaatcctaaagatagatctatcaggcccaacaagccccatccaaagtaccgaatgctttagtacttcgaaatttatatcatgtccgaaggaggatcccggaatgatggggatattcttatatgcatattgttaatgtcggttaccaggtgttcaatccatatgaatgatatttttgtctctatgcatgtgacgtatgtttatgagaaatggaaatatgaaatcttgtggtctattaaaattatgaaatgcttatttatgataaactaatgaactcaccaaccttttggttgacacttttaagcatgtttattctcaggtgtgaaagaaaccttccgctgtgcattttctcattttaaggacaatacttggagtcgatcattgctctggaatcaaaggttgatgacttcgtccggatgaattaggacgggtctcttcacCGAGTATTCCAAGGATGGAATGAAGGGAAGATATATTCCTACCAACTTACAAGTATTTAACGAATTCAGATAGATATACAGGAGATATTTTGCAGCATAAGGAAAAAGGAAGAACGCCTGCATGGTAAAACTTTTAATATACATGATGTAATGATCTAAGAATAAATGCTTTTAGATAGAAGTAATCTTTATTAATTTTGGCTAAATTGGTTGTTTGATGCTGTGATCGTATCTTGTGGTATGGAAATGGTCTCCATCAGTTATCATACGTACGTGGTGAATCTAGATTCTCTGATCATAGACCAGTATACAGTTTATTTTGGGCTGAGGTTGAGTTAGTACATAGCCGTTATAAAAGATCTATGAGCTGTTCTAATTGTACGATTGAAATTGAAGAACTTTTGCTGTACGCAAATGGCTATACAGAACTCTGTTTCATCTAAGATTAACATATCTGATAAAATTTAAAGTATGTGCAAATTGGATAACAGGTTTAGGTTGAAATGAATAATTTGAATAGTTGAGTTATGTTGACCCCAATGCTATTTGTTCATGTTACCTTTTTCTTTATAAATGATAAATGCTTTAGAGATTAACTGTACTCACTGTTGAGATAGGTTCAGGTTGAATCAAGTCATTTTGAAATAATGGACGTTGAATACATTGCAGAGTGGACACAACAGATATGAAGGGGAAGGCGTTGAAGAAAGTTAAAGATCACTAAGGGGTTGAagatcacgatgaattttaaaacatTCATCGTGTGTAATGAAatcaaaaaataaaatattatatctTTAAATGTATATATAGATTAAGAAATTCATCTTTGTGTAATGCTGTCAATTTATAAATGGATTTACATATGAAAAGTCCAAATAAAAGATTCAATGAAATTTAAAACATTCATCGTGTTGTGTTTAATGTTATGAAAAAATAAATTTATTAATCTATGAAATTTCAAATACGAAGTACACTGAAATTTTAAATCATTAATCGAGTACAATGTTATCGAAAACAATAATATGTTTAAAAGTATAGCGTAATCAAAAAAATTTAAAACATTCAGCGTGTGTAATATTATCGATTTATAGACTTATTAATATATTCATCTGtgaaaagtttatataaaaaagtACAATGAGATTTAAAAGATTCACCGCGTGTAATGTTATCGAAAAATTAAATGTAATATGTTTTAAATGTGAATCATTGTTAAAATTAAGACAATCATCGTGTGTAAATGAATTTATTAATGAACAATCCAAAACAATATAATGAAATTTAAAACATTCATCGTGTGTAATGGAAtcgaaaaataaaatattttatctTTAAATGTAAATATAGATTAAGACATTCATCTTGTGTAATGCTGTCAATTTATAAATGGATTTACATATGAAAAGTCCAAATAAAAGATTCAATGAAATTTAAAACATTCATCGTGTTGTGTTTAATGTTATGAAAAAAATAAATTTATTAATCTATGAAATTTTAAATACGAAGTACACTgaaattttaaatcattaattgAGTTTAATGTTATCAAAAAAATTAATACGTTTAAAAGTATAGTGTTATCGAAAAAATTTAAAACATTCATCGTGTGTAATATTATCGATTTACAGACttattaatatattcatttatgaaaagtTTATGTAAAAAAAGTACAATGAGATTTAAAAGATTCACCGCGTGTAATGTTATCGTAAAATTAAATGTAATATGTTTTAAATGTGAATCATCACTAAAATTAAGACAATCATCGTGTGTAAATGAATTTATCAATGAACAGTCCAAAACAATATAATGAAATTTAAAACATTCATCGTGTGTAATGAAatcaaaaaataaaatattatatctTTAAATGTAAATATAGATTAAGACATTCATCTTGTGTAATGATATCAATTTATAAATGGATTTACATATGAATAGTCCAAATAAAAGATTCAATGAAATTTATAACATTCATCGTGTTGTGTTTAATGTTATGATAAAATAAATTTATTAATCTATGAAATTTCAAATACGAAGTACACTAAAATTTTAAATCATTAATCGAGTATAATGTTATCGAAAACAATAATATGTTTAAAAGTATAGTGTTATCGAAAAAATTTAAAACATTCATCGTGTGTAATATTATCGATTTATAGACttattaatatattcatctacgaaaAGTTTATATAAAGAAGTACAATGAGATTTAAAAGATTCACCGCGTGTAATGTTATCAAAAAATTAAATGTAATGAATCATTGTTAAAATTAAGACAATCATTGTGTGTAAATGAATTTATCGATGAACAGTCCAAAACAATATAATGAAATTTAAAACATTCATCATGTGTAATGCAATCGAAAAGTAAAATATTATATCTTTAAATGTAAATGGATTCAATTATGAAAATTCAATAGATATAAAATGAAATTTAAAACATTAACCAGGTAATATGGAACATTTAAATGTAAATAACCATTAAAACTAAAACATTCATCATAAGTAATGTTTTCAAAAACTATATAGAACTTTTAAATgtgaataattattaaaataaaaacatttatcttgTGTAATATTATTGAAAAATATACTTACTAATATACGCAAAATAGAAAGTACATTGAAATTTAAATAATCATCGAGTGTAATGTTATCGAAAATCAAATGATAAAGAAAAAAGAATGAAACTTTTACAACtactttaccaaaaaaaaaaaaaaaaacaatccaaGTCTTAAAAGAAGCAAAACAATGAACAAATAAAGCTGTACTTTCTCAATTCTCACAAACAACAAACTGAAAATGCAAAAGCTCTTATCACTTGGTGTGAATAACTCATAGTTTACAAATCAAAATGGGTTACAGAAAAAACCAAAAGAAAAGTTTAACTCCTTTTGACCAGCCATGAACTCCAAAGCTAAACTGCATTTGTACCCCTTTACAACCTACCTCCAATAAATTGCATTTGAACTCTTTTACAGTTACCTCAAATTATATGCCTCATGTACTTTGGCCTCATTACAGCTGTGATTTTACTCTTTAAACAAGCAGACCCAATCAACAACTACACAATGAGACTCATTATAAGCTGCAAATCAATAATTTTTCGCCTGCTACTTGAGCTGTTATTATTCAACAGATGCAAAAATGTATCTGAATGCATGTTTTGAAAGATAATGTAACTTTTTGTGGTAACATTCATCCCATACTAGCCCTACAAATCCTTCATATTACTGTGATTCCCGCTGTATACCTAAGTCGTGCGTATACATAGAGGTGGTACTCTTGTATGCTTTTAAAATCGACTGATATATATGACTTTGAGCCTGTTACAACTATAAAAACTCAGTTAGCATGCTGCTTCTAAATCTAACACTAATTAATCTATAATGTAATACATAGTAATAGACACAATAGTAAACCAAGACATGTAGTAGGTAGTTATGTACGCAAAATACTTTCATAATAATCGTCTTCAGTAGAAATATACTCCGTAATACCCTAATCATCAACATACTATAaataatcatcattatcatatccATATTCACAGAACTTACCTAAATAATCATAATTATCCTATCAAACTGAAAGTTATAATTTTTAGGGCTAGATAACGATAAATGAAAACAGTATAAAAATTAATGAATTAGTGAAGATGCATACCTTTGAAGGATTTGTAGAAGGAAAAGAAGAATTAATATTTGCATCTTCTTCACAATCATCATCATTTGAATTAGAAAATCTTCATATATCATCCAAATTGAAGATGTCATTGTCTACGAGTAATGAATTCGACAGCTTAAATTGAAGATGGAGAAGACGGCGAGATAATTGTGCGGTGGCGAAGGTTGATATCGAATGTTGGTGGAGGTTAATTAGTGGTTGTAGTCGTATAGAATTGAAACTGAAATCAAACATGTGAAACTCGATTAGATGATGAAACTGAATAAATTGACGAGCaaaatagaataaagaaaaaagCGAAATTAAACAAAGAACATAAATAATCAGGAAAAGTCAAAACTACCCTTAGCACCCTAAAATTATTGAGACGTGAAGAAGATAATTAAACCAGGGAAGGAGGTAGAATCACGGCTAGGACATATGTTGTGCTGCTTCTTGTGTTCCCATTCCCCTTCATGAGTTTGAACGAGTTTGACCGAGTTTAACTTGAGTTTGACCATGTTTGACCGAATACTTTGCGAGTAGTCCCATTTTTGCAAAAAAAACAAGTGCTCTGCCAAGTAATTCCTGAGTTCTGCAACATTGGTTCTAAAGTAACTATTTTAATGGAATGCAAAAATGCTCGAATGTTGCATATAACCATAGTAAGCACGCTGACCTGCAATTTCTTAGCACCACTTCTCTAAGTTTCTCAAGACGTCTGTCAACCACGGCAAGATGAAACCCCTAAAAAAGTCACTATTATTAAGAATATAATTACAAAAAGCTATAAGAAAGCAATAACAGATCACTAACTTTATTAAAAAGAACTGTAAAATTTTTACATACTTCAGTTCGAGAAACATGAGTCATTGCAGTCCTGGATATATGTTGTACTCGTTCAAACTCATTAGGGCAACCATTAACTCTTACTACTATGGATTCATTGAATGGGAGACCAACCTGAAATCACAATAATATTCATCACCCTGTTAATACAATAGACCATTAACAAATGTACTGTAAAAAGAAAACAAAGTCTATCAGTAGGTTATGCAACAGTTCATAATAGGTTATGTAGAATTGGGCTTTATTAAATTGGATAAAAGTACTTTTTGtccatgtattttttttttatcaaattgtattAAATAAAAGTATGAAAAAGTGCCTATATTTCAAATATGTAATAAAATGTTTTGTGAGGTATCATCATCAATAAATTTTGAGTAACTTTTAACCCCTTCAACCATTTTACCAATTTCAAACCATGAGTTTGAACGAGTTAATACTAGTTTGACCGAGTGGTTGACAAAAATAACTAAAATTGAGCAGGGGCAGGGTGGTGACTTGTTAGGAGTCTAATGAATGTCAGAAAATAGAAATGGCCACTGATAATCAAGTTCATAAACAACATAGTTTTGGGTAAGCCGCAACTCATGTTCATGTTTCATGTCCTACTATGGTCCTTTTAAAAGATAGATCCACCTGCAACTTAGCATTACTAAACAATAACTCTATCAATACAAACATACAAATGTTAACCgatttaatcatataaatcatcAGCATAGTAGTTCTATCATAACTCACGTACATGTGTTTAACTCTCATATGATAACAAGCAAGCATTGACATTGAATAATTCTGATTGATAAACTTATTCATTTATCGTCTGAATATAAATATTGAATCCATCATCATATACAAGTATCTACAATGAAGCAAGTTACTTTAATGTCCGTGTAGTCTCACAAAACCCAATAAAATAACAAGATCCAAGTTAATGCCGTCAAGTTGGCTTTTAAACCAGCAACTTCTCTTCCTTTGGTCTACACTTCCAGAT is from Rutidosis leptorrhynchoides isolate AG116_Rl617_1_P2 chromosome 10, CSIRO_AGI_Rlap_v1, whole genome shotgun sequence and encodes:
- the LOC139872488 gene encoding uncharacterized protein isoform X2, with product MSTCFAYEIETYKIYQVGLPFNESIVVRVNGCPNEFERVQHISRTAMTHVSRTEGFHLAVVDRRLEKLREVVLRNCRTNVAELRNYLAEHLFFLQKWDYSQSIRSNMVKLKLNSVKLVQTHEGEWEHKKQHNICPSRDSTSFPVSILYDYNH
- the LOC139872488 gene encoding uncharacterized protein isoform X1, which translates into the protein MSTCFAYEIETYKIYQVGLPFNESIVVRVNGCPNEFERVQHISRTAMTHVSRTEGFHLAVVDRRLEKLREVVLRNCRTNVAELRNYLAEHLFFLQKWDYSQSIRSNMVKLKLNSVKLVQTHEGEWEHKKQHNICPSRDSTSFPGLIIFFTSQ
- the LOC139872488 gene encoding uncharacterized protein isoform X3; this encodes MSTCFAYEIETYKIYQVGLPFNESIVVRVNGCPNEFERVQHISRTAMTHVSRTEGFHLAVVDRRLEKLREVVLRNCRTQELLGRALVFFAKMGLLAKYSVKHGQTQVKLGQTRSNS